One Sphingobium sp. Cam5-1 genomic window, TGCATCGCGACTATGATCCGGCGCAGGGGGCGCGTGTGATGCATACGCTTGAACAGGTGCGCGCGGCGGTGGCTGTTGTCCATCCGCCTGAATGGAATCGCTTTGCCCATGCGTTCAGCCATATTTTCGCGGGCGGATATGCGGCGGGATATTATTCCTACCTCTGGGCTGAACTTCTGTCGGCCGACGCTTTCGAGATATTCTCTCATGCCGATCTGCCGGGGGGAGGCGCCACTGCCTTCCGCCGCGAGATATTGGCGGCGGGCGCCAGCCGTTCCGCAGCCGACAACTTCCGGGCTTTCGCCGGACGCGCGCCAGAAGTCGATGCCTTGCTTCGATCGCGCGGGCTGGCGGCCTAAACAGAAGGCCATTGTAGCATGGACGGACCCCTTGTGATCAGTTGCCCGGCCTGCGCTACGCTGAACCGTGTGCCAAAGGAACGGTTGGGCGAGGGGCGTTGCGGGCGGTGCAAGCAGGCATTGTTCCAGGGTCGGCCGGTGACCCTGACCAGCGCCAATTTTTCGCAGCATGCGGCCAGCAGCGACGTTCCGCTCATCATCGATTTCTGGGCGAGTTGGTGCGGTCCCTGTCGCCAGATGGCGCCAGCCTTCGAAGCCGCTGCCGCGCAGCTGGAGCCACATGCCCGGCTGGGGAAGATTGATACGGAAGCGGAAGCCGATCTTGCCGCCCGCTATGCGATCCGCAGCATTCCTTCGCTGGTGATCGTGCACAAGGGGCGGGAAATTGCGCGCAATGCGGGCGCCATGCCGATGGCAGCGATCGTCAGTTGGGTGCGGCAGAATCTGCCTGCGTGATCAGGCGGGCTCCTTGACTCGCTGGACGATGCTGTTGGCGAGTTTCGGGGCGACTTCCGCAAGATGATCGAAATGCGCATCGAAATGAGCCATGCCCTGGCTCATCGAGCGGATTTCCGCTTCCAGACCTTGCAGCCCCGCCTCCGGTAGCAGGACTTCAATCACATCCCAGGCCGACCAACCTTCGCGGCTCGTCATGCGCAGCATCTGGCCACGGCGGGAGGCCACGGCGGAGGTGATGCGGGATGATGCGGTGCCGGGTGTCATGATCGTCACATGCGCGACCGGCTCCAGCAGATAAGGGGACGCGGCGGCCAGTGCGTCGCTCATCGCTATCCGTCCGGCGGTGCGGAAAGCGAGTTCGGAGCTATCGACGCTGTGAAAGGAGCCATCAACCAATGTCGCCGCGACATCGACGACGGGAAAGCCGAGGGGACCTTTTGCCTGGGCGTCGTGCACGCCCTTTTCGACCGCCGGAATCCACTGCTTGGGTATCGCGCCACCCGTGATCTGTTCCTCGAAGCGAAGGCCCTCTCCCCGTTCCAGAGGACGCACTTCCAGCACGACATCGCCGAACTGCCCATGCCCGCCGGACTGTTTTTTGTGCCGCCCGCGTTGCGTGACCGCTTTTCGGATAGATTCCCTGTAGGCGATCGTCGGCTGCTGCACCGATACGGCCACGCCATAGCGGCGCTTCAGGCGGGCCAGCGCGACGTTCAGATGCTCGTCACTCACGCCATGAAGCAGTGTCTCCCGTGATGCTTCGTCCTGGCTCCAGTGAAGGGCATGATCTTCCTCCGCCAGTCGATTGAGAGCGGTGGACAGGCGCACCTCGTCCTTATGGTCCTTCGCGGCGATCGCCACCGCGCAATTGGTTGCCGGTCGGTCAGCGAGCAGCCCTGTGCCGCCGGGTTTGGTCGCGATGCCGATCAGGTCACCCGCCTTTACCGTGTCGATCTTGGCAATGCCGACGATCGCGCCCGGATCAGCGGAGGCGATCTTAGTCGTGGCAAGACCCTGAAGCGCAAATATCCCGCCCGCGCGCAGGGATTGTCCGCCATTATCCTGCAAGTCGGCGCCGTCCTGCAAATCACCGCCGAACAGCCGCGCGATCGCCAGGCGGCCTACCGTTGCCGCATGGGAAATCTTCAGCACCTGTGCCGCTGCTCCGCTGATGCCTAGCCGCTCCGCCGTCTTTGCGGGGGCAGGGGTATCATGCCGCAGCATCTTGAGCAGGCGGCGGATACCAAAGCCATTGGCAGCGGAACCGAACAACACTGGCACGATGAGGCCGCTGGCGGTTTCCTGCGCGAGATCGGCGAAGATGGTTTGAAGGCTTGGCTGTTCGTCCGACAGGAGCTGTTCAAGCAGGATGTCGTCATGATCGGCCAGTTGTTCCAGCATATGGAAGCGCGCCTGGCTTTCATCAGCCTTCAACTCTTCGGCGAGCGCGATCTGCTGCGACTGCTTGTCTGTTTCATAATGATAGGCCCGTTCCAGCGCGAGATCGACGAAGCCATCGACCCGATCGCCCGACCGGATCGGGATCTGCCGGGCGACGAGCGCGGCGGCGCTCATGGGGGTGAGGGCCGTCAGCAGATCCTGGATGCTGCCCCGCGTCTGCTCGATCTTGTTGACGAACAGGGCATGCGGAACGCCCGCCCGTTCGAGCTTGCGCAGCGTGGGCTCTGCCAAGGGCGCGCGGGCCGGGTCAGGATCGATGACGACGATGGCGAGGTCGACCGTATTGAGAGCGATGGCCGCGTCATCGGCAAAGCTGGGCGAGCCTGGAATATCGACGAGGGAGAAATGATCCCCCATCCATTCGAACTGCATGAGGTTGAGTTCGGTGGAGCTTCCCCGCTCTCGCGCTTCCGGACTTGCATCGCCGACGCTGGTGCCAGCTTCGACCGATCCCTGTCGCGAAACAGCCCCGCTGATGTGCATTATTGCTTCCGCGAGGCTAGTTTTACCCGCTCCGGCGGGGCCGATCAGCGCAATAGAGCGCGATTGCGTGCCGCTCATCCTTGCTCTCCTCATCCCGCCTCTCGTGGTGAAGACGGTCTTTTTGAAGGGCCGATGTTCTGCCTATCGCGGGGGGAACGCAAGGGGGCTTCGACTGGATCGCGTCGCAGCTTGTTAAAGCGTGGATGTTAGGATGGGTCACTAGGGTGGACGATAGCCGGAACGAACCACCTCCCCGGCAATTTTAGTCGTTGCAATCCCTGCGCGAGGGGCGGATTTATCTCATTTTGGGAGCTTGATCGATGTCGCTGACCGGCCTCCTGCTTGCACGGTCTATTTAATGATTGTCCCCGATCAAGCGCCGGATTCCCGCAGCGTCGCGCTTCACTATGATGAGCTTGACCTCGCCTATCGTCGCATCTGGGGCGATCATGTTCACCACGGATATTGGCGCACCGGGACCGAAACGCCCGAGCAGGCCGCCGCCCAACTGGTGACCGAAGTGGAGCAAAGGCTTGGCGTAGAAGCGGGGGACCGGATTTGCGACATTGGTTGCGGATATGGGGCGACGGCGGCCAATATCCTGACACGCCATGACGTGTCGATCATCGGCCTGACTCTGTCGGCGGCCCAGCACGCAATTGCGCAAGAGCGTTCGCCGCGCTTTACCTGTCTGGTGCGGGACTGGTTGGACAACGGACTGGAAACGGGGTCGTTCGACCGCGCTTATGCGATCGAGAGTTCTGAGCATATGACGGATAAGCCGCGCTTCTTCACCGAGGCAAGGCGCATATTGCGGCCGGGCGGCCGTCTGGTCGTGTGCGCCTGGCTGGAGGGGGAGGCGGCATCTGCTTGGGAGGTGCGGCATTTGCTGTTACCGATATGCAAGGAGGGCAGGTTGCCCAGCATGGGAAGCCAGAAAGATTATCTGACATTGGCCTCGGACGCTGGATTTCGCCTGATGGATTATCGGGACATCAGCCGGGACGTGCGCCGTACCTGGTCGATCTGCCTTGGCCGCCTGGCGAAGAGCGTCTTGAGCGACCGGGACATTCGTCGGCTTGCGCTTGGCCGCGCCACGATGAGCCGTGATTTCATACTGAGCCTTCCGCGCCTCATCCTCGCGCTACGCACAGGGGCGATGCGGTATGGGATATTCCAGTGGGAAGCGGCCTAGCCGCCTCGGGTCCAGCGCCGCGATTCACAGATGAAGAGCACG contains:
- the trxC gene encoding thioredoxin TrxC: MDGPLVISCPACATLNRVPKERLGEGRCGRCKQALFQGRPVTLTSANFSQHAASSDVPLIIDFWASWCGPCRQMAPAFEAAAAQLEPHARLGKIDTEAEADLAARYAIRSIPSLVIVHKGREIARNAGAMPMAAIVSWVRQNLPA
- a CDS encoding class I SAM-dependent methyltransferase — translated: MIVPDQAPDSRSVALHYDELDLAYRRIWGDHVHHGYWRTGTETPEQAAAQLVTEVEQRLGVEAGDRICDIGCGYGATAANILTRHDVSIIGLTLSAAQHAIAQERSPRFTCLVRDWLDNGLETGSFDRAYAIESSEHMTDKPRFFTEARRILRPGGRLVVCAWLEGEAASAWEVRHLLLPICKEGRLPSMGSQKDYLTLASDAGFRLMDYRDISRDVRRTWSICLGRLAKSVLSDRDIRRLALGRATMSRDFILSLPRLILALRTGAMRYGIFQWEAA
- a CDS encoding elongation factor G, giving the protein MSGTQSRSIALIGPAGAGKTSLAEAIMHISGAVSRQGSVEAGTSVGDASPEARERGSSTELNLMQFEWMGDHFSLVDIPGSPSFADDAAIALNTVDLAIVVIDPDPARAPLAEPTLRKLERAGVPHALFVNKIEQTRGSIQDLLTALTPMSAAALVARQIPIRSGDRVDGFVDLALERAYHYETDKQSQQIALAEELKADESQARFHMLEQLADHDDILLEQLLSDEQPSLQTIFADLAQETASGLIVPVLFGSAANGFGIRRLLKMLRHDTPAPAKTAERLGISGAAAQVLKISHAATVGRLAIARLFGGDLQDGADLQDNGGQSLRAGGIFALQGLATTKIASADPGAIVGIAKIDTVKAGDLIGIATKPGGTGLLADRPATNCAVAIAAKDHKDEVRLSTALNRLAEEDHALHWSQDEASRETLLHGVSDEHLNVALARLKRRYGVAVSVQQPTIAYRESIRKAVTQRGRHKKQSGGHGQFGDVVLEVRPLERGEGLRFEEQITGGAIPKQWIPAVEKGVHDAQAKGPLGFPVVDVAATLVDGSFHSVDSSELAFRTAGRIAMSDALAAASPYLLEPVAHVTIMTPGTASSRITSAVASRRGQMLRMTSREGWSAWDVIEVLLPEAGLQGLEAEIRSMSQGMAHFDAHFDHLAEVAPKLANSIVQRVKEPA